In Lathamus discolor isolate bLatDis1 chromosome 1, bLatDis1.hap1, whole genome shotgun sequence, the following are encoded in one genomic region:
- the RCHY1 gene encoding RING finger and CHY zinc finger domain-containing protein 1: MAAAGEEGCEHYRRGCLLRAPCCGKLYACRLCHDGAEEHRLDRFRVAEVKCTRCRLLQKAQQRCEGCDNLFGEYYCEICHLFDGDKKQYHCPECGICRIGPKEDFFHCSKCNLCLSLSLRGKHKCIENVSRQDCPICLEDIHTSRVGAHVLPCGHLLHRTCYEDMLREGYRCPLCMHSALDMTRYWRQLDDEVAHTPMPTEYQNVMVEILCNDCNARSTVQFHVLGMKCKNCESYNTTQYGRCSLSLEEQ; encoded by the exons ATGGCTGCTGCCggggaggagggctgtgagcaCTACCGGCGCGGCTGCCTTCTGCGG GCGCCGTGCTGCGGGAAGCTGTACGCCTGCCGGCTGTGCCACGACGGTGCCGAGGAGCACCGGCTAGACCGCTTCCGTGTGGCTGAGGTGAAGTGCACCCGCTGCCGCCTCCTGCAGAAG GCCCAGCAGCGCTGCGAGGGCTGCGATAATCTCTTCGGCGAGTACTACTGCGAGATATGCCACCTCTTCGACGGCGACAAGAAGCAGTACCACTGCCCCGAGTGTGGCATCTGCAG GATCGGGCCAAAGGAGGATTTTTTCCACTGTTCAAAGTGCAATTTATGCCTGAGCTTGAGTCTTCGAGGAAAGCACAAG tgCATTGAAAATGTCTCCAGGCAGGACTGTCCTATATGTTTGGag GATATTCACACATCTCGTGTTGGAGCGCACGTGTTGCCTTGTGGTCACCTTCTGCACAG aacatGTTACGAGGACATGCTGAGGGA AGGTTACAGGTGTCCTTTGTGCATGCACTCTGCTTTAGATATGACAAGGTACTGGCGCCAGCTGGATGACGAAGTAGCGCATACTCCTATGCCCACAGAATATCAGAACGTGATGGTGGAG ATCCTTTGCAATGACTGCAACGCCCGCTCTACAGTGCAGTTCCATGTCCTAGGCATGAAGTGCAAAAACTGTGAGTCGTACAATACCACCCAGTATGGAAGATGCAGCCTTTCTTTGGAGGAGCAGTGA